In Spirosoma aureum, a single genomic region encodes these proteins:
- a CDS encoding type 1 glutamine amidotransferase, translated as MSLVKIAVLDMNNNHANEGMRCILQLIRSVQGKDQAELAFDVFNVRGNNELPGLEYDVYISSGGPGSPLPSDEAWEPPYFALIDQLFAWNRTHEQKKFVFLICHSFQLTVRHLELGLLSKRKSTSFGIFPIHQTDDGYTEPLFQGLPDPFYAVDSRDYQITEPNLERLNEMGASILCLEKIRPHVPLDRAIMAIRFSPEIIGTQFHPEADNEGMLRYFLTDEKRNQIVTNFGQEKYDDMVSYLQDPDKIALTESVILPSFLRQAIQSLSSELVS; from the coding sequence ATGAGCTTAGTAAAAATCGCCGTACTGGACATGAATAACAACCATGCCAACGAAGGCATGCGTTGTATTTTGCAGCTGATTCGAAGCGTCCAGGGTAAAGATCAAGCCGAACTGGCATTTGATGTATTCAATGTTCGGGGTAATAATGAACTACCCGGCCTCGAGTATGATGTCTATATTTCTTCGGGCGGACCAGGTAGCCCGTTGCCGTCCGACGAAGCCTGGGAACCGCCTTACTTTGCATTAATTGACCAGCTTTTCGCCTGGAATCGTACGCATGAGCAGAAGAAATTTGTGTTTCTGATCTGTCATTCGTTTCAATTGACCGTTCGTCATCTGGAATTAGGCCTACTCAGTAAGCGCAAATCAACATCATTCGGTATTTTCCCGATTCATCAAACCGATGACGGCTATACCGAGCCTCTATTTCAGGGCTTACCTGATCCATTTTACGCTGTCGATTCGCGGGATTACCAGATTACGGAACCCAATCTGGAGCGCCTGAACGAGATGGGTGCATCGATCCTTTGCCTGGAGAAAATCCGACCCCATGTACCCCTCGATCGGGCCATCATGGCCATTCGTTTTTCACCAGAAATAATCGGAACACAGTTTCATCCGGAAGCGGATAATGAAGGCATGCTGCGGTACTTCCTGACTGATGAGAAACGGAATCAGATCGTGACCAATTTCGGCCAGGAGAAATACGATGATATGGTCTCTTATTTGCAGGACCCGGATAAAATTGCGTTGACCGAGTCGGTTATCCTGCCCAGTTTTCTGCGTCAGGCTATCCAGTCGTTATCATCTGAACTTGTTAGTTGA
- a CDS encoding ATP-grasp domain-containing protein: MIQPIRQTFNQAFSPERYRAFLEKIELDLPGQLDFRVAETPVFVPKVLTVKLLAACDDIVNVITRDDFKSLTDKAIPEGQRVPNEDEHTQFMAVDFAVCKDESGGPSHGELTPQLIELQGFPSLYGFQPYIASQFRAQFPIPDNLSHLFNVSTNAEYLDRLRQMIVGDCNPEEVILLEIYPEKQKTRIDFTLTEKYLGVAAVCLTKIRKDGRHLFYEKDGRLVRIKRIYNRLIFDDLQNFPDLQTDFHLTDDVDVEWVGHPNWFFRISKYTLPLLHSPYVPESYFLSDLTNYPADLENYVLKPLFSFAGSGVKLHITTADLDAIPEVQRQGYLLQRKVKYEPVIQSPDGLVKSEIRMLFIWPKADARPTLLTNLSRLSRGEMIGVNFNKNKDWVGGTVCFFEK, translated from the coding sequence ATGATCCAGCCCATACGTCAGACCTTCAACCAAGCCTTCAGCCCGGAACGTTACCGGGCTTTTTTGGAAAAAATTGAACTCGATTTACCCGGTCAGCTCGATTTTCGCGTGGCCGAAACACCGGTTTTCGTTCCTAAAGTTTTAACCGTCAAACTCCTTGCTGCCTGTGATGACATTGTGAACGTCATTACGCGAGACGATTTCAAATCACTAACTGATAAAGCCATTCCGGAAGGTCAGCGTGTGCCGAATGAAGACGAGCATACGCAGTTCATGGCGGTCGATTTTGCCGTCTGTAAGGACGAATCCGGTGGCCCATCACACGGCGAGTTAACGCCACAGCTCATTGAATTACAGGGCTTTCCGTCCCTGTATGGATTCCAGCCCTACATTGCGAGCCAATTTCGCGCTCAGTTCCCCATTCCGGATAACCTGTCTCATTTATTCAACGTCTCAACAAACGCGGAATACCTGGATCGTCTCCGCCAGATGATTGTTGGAGATTGTAATCCGGAAGAGGTTATTCTGCTGGAGATTTATCCCGAAAAGCAAAAAACCCGCATCGATTTTACGCTGACAGAAAAGTATCTCGGCGTTGCAGCGGTATGCCTGACGAAGATTCGAAAAGATGGACGGCACTTATTTTATGAGAAAGATGGCCGGTTAGTCCGGATCAAACGCATATATAACCGCCTTATTTTCGACGATTTACAGAATTTTCCTGATCTTCAAACTGACTTTCACCTCACCGACGACGTAGATGTTGAGTGGGTTGGACACCCAAACTGGTTTTTCCGAATCAGCAAGTATACCTTACCCTTACTGCACAGTCCTTATGTGCCAGAAAGTTACTTTTTGTCTGATCTGACAAATTATCCTGCCGATCTGGAAAATTACGTACTGAAGCCCTTGTTTTCGTTTGCGGGTAGTGGCGTCAAACTGCACATCACCACCGCTGACCTCGATGCCATTCCGGAGGTGCAGCGCCAGGGTTATCTTCTCCAGCGGAAGGTAAAATATGAACCCGTTATTCAATCACCGGATGGCCTGGTAAAATCAGAAATCCGGATGCTGTTTATCTGGCCTAAGGCCGATGCACGCCCTACCCTGCTGACAAACCTGAGTCGCCTGAGCCGGGGTGAAATGATTGGTGTCAATTTTAACAAGAATAAAGATTGGGTGGGTGGCACCGTCTGTTTTTTCGAGAAATAG
- a CDS encoding aspartate aminotransferase family protein: MNSTTHRQLFFQHVAQTSDFPLALEIERSEGIYLFSTTGKAYMDLISGIGVSNVGHRHPRVLEAIQNQLDKYLHLMVYGEYVQTPQTQLAHALIQTLPASLNNVYFTNSGTEAVEGAMKVAKRYTGRTEIISCFNAYHGSTQGALSLSGDENFKRNYRPLLPDIRHIHSGIWDDIEKISSRTAAVIMEVIGGEAGVRVLDPAYLKAIRQRCTDVGALLIFDEIQTGFGRTGTFWAFEGVGVIPDLLLCAKGMGGGMPIGAFIGSADIMSVLKNNPILGHITTFGGHPVSCAASLATLTVIRDERLHEVAEEKGQLFRQLLKHPALHEIRGKGLMLAAEFASFEVVKPVIDRAIDKGVITDWFLFCNNSMRIAPPLIITEKQIREACAVILDAIDA; this comes from the coding sequence ATGAACAGTACGACACACCGACAATTATTTTTTCAGCACGTTGCTCAGACCTCAGATTTTCCTTTAGCGTTGGAAATTGAACGCTCCGAAGGCATTTATCTGTTCTCAACGACTGGTAAAGCCTATATGGATCTGATTTCGGGCATCGGAGTCAGTAATGTCGGCCACCGGCATCCGCGCGTTTTAGAAGCCATTCAGAATCAGTTGGATAAATACCTGCATTTGATGGTCTATGGCGAATACGTGCAGACTCCGCAAACGCAGCTTGCTCACGCCCTGATACAAACCCTGCCGGCAAGTCTGAATAATGTTTATTTTACCAACTCCGGCACGGAAGCCGTTGAGGGAGCCATGAAAGTGGCCAAACGGTATACCGGCCGAACCGAAATCATCAGTTGTTTTAACGCCTATCACGGTTCAACGCAGGGGGCACTGTCGCTCTCAGGCGATGAAAACTTTAAACGCAATTACCGCCCCCTCCTACCTGATATCCGGCATATTCATTCTGGCATTTGGGATGATATTGAGAAGATCAGCTCCCGAACGGCGGCCGTCATTATGGAAGTGATCGGGGGCGAAGCAGGTGTTCGTGTACTCGATCCTGCCTACCTGAAGGCTATTCGCCAGCGTTGCACCGATGTCGGTGCCTTGCTTATTTTCGACGAAATCCAGACGGGGTTTGGCCGTACCGGAACATTCTGGGCTTTTGAAGGCGTTGGAGTAATTCCAGATTTGCTCCTATGTGCCAAAGGCATGGGGGGTGGAATGCCGATTGGGGCCTTTATTGGTTCGGCAGACATCATGAGCGTTTTAAAAAACAACCCAATACTTGGGCATATTACTACCTTCGGGGGGCATCCGGTATCCTGTGCAGCTTCCTTGGCAACACTTACGGTTATTCGGGATGAACGACTTCATGAGGTCGCAGAAGAAAAAGGGCAATTGTTCCGGCAATTATTAAAGCATCCGGCCCTTCATGAAATACGGGGCAAAGGATTAATGCTTGCGGCCGAATTTGCTTCCTTTGAGGTTGTAAAGCCCGTTATCGACCGCGCCATTGACAAAGGAGTGATCACCGACTGGTTTCTTTTCTGCAATAATTCAATGCGAATTGCTCCTCCGTTAATTATTACCGAAAAGCAGATTCGGGAAGCCTGTGCCGTAATTCTCGATGCAATTGACGCTTAA